A genomic region of Phragmites australis chromosome 2, lpPhrAust1.1, whole genome shotgun sequence contains the following coding sequences:
- the LOC133900396 gene encoding uncharacterized protein LOC133900396, with protein sequence MAAILLLLPLLLAAGLANAEPLPPSTIVLKDGTTCTLCASCDNPCNPSYYPPPSPPPAPVTTPFPPPPSYPSSGGTIVYSSPPPPSNSGGGGEGYYYPPPTGGSTGGGGNAGGGGASQQGGGGGVYPMPPPPNPFLPYFPFYYYSPPSPPFYHSGAAATAASSSSATLLPLLLAELLLLLW encoded by the coding sequence ATGGCCgctatcctcctcctcctcccgctcctcctcgccgccggcctcgCCAATGCCGAACCGCTGCCGCCGTCCACCATCGTGCTCAAGGACGGCACCACCTGCACCCTCTGCGCCTCCTGCGACAACCCCTGCAACCCCTCCTACTACCCGCCTCCGTCCCCTCCCCCGGCCCCGGTCACGACGCCGTTCCCGCCCCCGCCTTCCTATCCCTCCAGCGGGGGCACCATCGTCTACTCGTCCCCGCCCCCTCCTTCcaacagcggcggcggtggcgaaggCTACTACTACCCCCCGCCGACCGGCGGGTCCACCGGCGGAGGAGGAaatgccggcggcggcggcgcctcccagcAGGGCGGTGGGGGTGGTGTCTACccgatgccgccgccgcccaaccCGTTCCTGCCCTACTTCCCCTTCTACTACTACagcccgccgtcgccgccgttcTACCACAGCGGCGCGGCCGCAACCgccgcgtcgtcgtcgtcggcgacgcttctcccgctcctcctcgccgagctgctgctgctgctatggTGA